A stretch of Verrucomicrobiia bacterium DNA encodes these proteins:
- a CDS encoding cytochrome c, giving the protein MTDANPSIPLNPVSAEPKAARRSVPVWLLILFFLLLYWAMVYFDQRSGWGDPHVYIPYHSVDQLVQYQPPAPGANVLGKQFFDNVCALCHNTDGTGKPGQAPPLVGSEFALGTPNRMVRIPLVGLSGPVQVKGQQWNLSMPAMGAAMTDEQLAAVLTYIRQSWGNKASEITPAQVKAIRAQLGNRAQPFSAAELNAIQ; this is encoded by the coding sequence ATGACCGACGCTAACCCATCCATCCCGTTGAATCCAGTTTCGGCGGAACCCAAGGCAGCGCGCCGGTCGGTCCCGGTTTGGCTGCTCATTCTGTTCTTTCTGCTGCTTTACTGGGCGATGGTTTATTTCGACCAGCGTAGCGGTTGGGGTGACCCGCACGTTTATATCCCGTACCATTCAGTGGACCAACTGGTGCAATACCAGCCTCCGGCCCCGGGCGCCAATGTGCTCGGCAAGCAGTTCTTCGATAATGTCTGCGCCCTGTGCCATAACACCGACGGTACGGGAAAACCAGGGCAGGCGCCCCCCTTGGTTGGCTCGGAGTTTGCCCTGGGCACCCCCAATCGAATGGTGCGCATCCCGCTAGTCGGCTTGAGCGGCCCTGTGCAGGTCAAAGGCCAGCAATGGAACCTCTCCATGCCGGCCATGGGCGCTGCCATGACCGATGAACAACTGGCCGCCGTCCTGACCTACATCCGCCAAAGCTGGGGCAATAAGGCCTCTGAAATAACACCCGCCCAGGTCAAAGCCATCCGCGCCCAGCTCGGGAATCGCGCCCAACCCTTCTCAGCAGCCGAGTTGAATGCGATTCAATAA
- the pyrF gene encoding orotidine-5'-phosphate decarboxylase, producing the protein MRNPILVALDVPTPEAALDLATQLAPVVGGFKIGSQLFTTAGPDIVRQLRALGSGIFLDLKFHDIPNTVSKAVAAATRLDVQMLTVHASGGFEMMQAAEESAQRAALLSGHNAPLVLGVTVLTSMDGQGLAEIGGDSNVGKQVERLARLAVRAGLRGLVCSPLEIVALRQMLPGNVQLVTPGIRAGNESADDQKRTLSPQEALAAGANWLVIGRPIYASPNPGAAVESILESLHESPVG; encoded by the coding sequence ATGCGCAATCCTATCCTGGTTGCCCTGGATGTGCCTACCCCGGAAGCCGCCCTCGACTTGGCGACGCAGCTCGCGCCGGTGGTCGGCGGGTTCAAGATCGGCAGCCAATTGTTCACCACGGCCGGCCCGGATATTGTCCGCCAGCTTCGCGCCTTGGGCAGCGGCATCTTTCTGGATTTGAAATTCCACGATATCCCAAACACCGTCTCGAAGGCCGTGGCCGCAGCGACGCGGTTGGACGTGCAGATGCTGACCGTGCACGCCAGCGGCGGCTTCGAGATGATGCAGGCGGCGGAGGAATCCGCTCAGCGCGCGGCCTTGCTGTCCGGCCACAACGCGCCCCTGGTGTTGGGAGTCACAGTCCTGACCAGCATGGATGGCCAGGGGCTGGCTGAAATCGGCGGCGATAGCAATGTGGGCAAGCAGGTCGAGCGGCTGGCCAGGCTGGCTGTGCGGGCGGGCTTGCGCGGGCTGGTTTGCTCGCCCCTCGAGATTGTGGCCTTGCGCCAGATGTTGCCTGGTAACGTTCAGTTGGTGACCCCGGGCATCCGCGCCGGCAATGAGTCGGCCGATGACCAAAAGCGCACCCTCTCGCCTCAAGAAGCCCTGGCGGCCGGCGCTAACTGGCTGGTCATCGGACGCCCTATCTATGCTTCCCCCAACCCCGGCGCGGCGGTGGAGAGCATCCTCGAGTCGCTTCACGAGTCCCCAGTTGGCTAA